In one window of Gudongella oleilytica DNA:
- a CDS encoding tetratricopeptide repeat protein produces the protein METKRKNYMTLAERFYHEGDQNRAVSMFKKALSFPGTVEDECLILFNLGAIYLEQGKLDEARDFNQRILSLDTSTRDVYYQLGVICEEEGKLDESAEYYTKAIKLDPDDIDSRYNLALVYEKLGNQEDTEKLYHEILELDPNHFYTLNNLGAMEEARGRYELARAYLDKSITENPGFYLSRFNMGVVLKALGELDKAVEEYISAKDLKADFGNAYLNISAIRIEQDRLDEAVEVLSEGIRNSPSAHDLYYNRACCLSKLGREEEAILDLESALKLNPYLAVWVRRDNDFETLRENPIFKDLLDKAMEAIQKGR, from the coding sequence ATGGAGACTAAAAGAAAAAATTATATGACCCTGGCAGAAAGGTTTTACCATGAAGGTGACCAGAATAGAGCCGTCAGTATGTTTAAAAAGGCTCTAAGCTTTCCAGGTACCGTCGAGGATGAATGTCTTATTCTATTCAATCTCGGTGCAATCTATCTTGAGCAGGGCAAGCTTGATGAAGCCAGGGATTTTAACCAAAGGATACTTTCGCTGGACACCTCGACAAGGGACGTTTACTACCAGCTGGGTGTTATCTGTGAGGAGGAAGGTAAGCTTGATGAGTCTGCAGAGTACTATACCAAGGCGATAAAGCTGGACCCGGATGATATTGACAGCAGATACAACCTTGCTCTCGTGTACGAGAAATTAGGAAATCAAGAGGATACAGAGAAGCTTTACCATGAAATACTTGAACTTGACCCGAATCATTTCTATACACTGAACAATTTGGGAGCAATGGAGGAAGCCAGGGGTAGATATGAGCTTGCCAGAGCTTATCTGGATAAAAGCATAACTGAAAATCCAGGGTTTTATCTCTCAAGATTTAATATGGGAGTTGTTTTGAAGGCTTTAGGAGAGCTTGATAAAGCTGTGGAGGAGTATATAAGTGCCAAGGACCTGAAGGCTGACTTTGGCAATGCATATCTCAATATTTCAGCAATAAGGATAGAGCAGGATAGATTAGATGAGGCTGTCGAGGTCCTTTCGGAAGGGATAAGGAATTCTCCGTCAGCTCATGACCTGTACTATAATAGAGCATGTTGCCTTTCAAAGCTTGGAAGGGAAGAGGAGGCTATTCTTGATCTGGAATCAGCTTTGAAATTGAATCCTTACCTGGCTGTTTGGGTCAGGAGAGATAATGACTTTGAGACTCTGAGAGAGAATCCTATTTTTAAGGACCTTTTAGATAAAGCTATGGAAGCAATACAGAAAGGAAGATAA
- a CDS encoding nitroreductase family protein, whose amino-acid sequence MNMMNFLKTRKSTREFKKKAITEADLTKVESLIGSINEELSGINMKVKLYEYGQHIYDSLKGLGGYAGVMIESPHYIAFDFSAKDEKTLLLSGYNMEKLVTGLNNMGLGTCWVSLNGVDKERKTVIFGDTSSDYEAILAFGYPKPKNPFIHEPFSERLGVEELVFKEKLGEPITMDELEMRGLGDLLFYIRFAPSRFNRQPWRFVVHDTQIDLFVVEEGGDNNLMDAGIVMYYCEELAKLQGIGTGWEINLDDVEIEGKKYRHIGSFKL is encoded by the coding sequence ATGAATATGATGAATTTTTTAAAGACCAGAAAATCAACAAGGGAGTTCAAGAAAAAAGCTATTACCGAAGCCGATTTAACAAAGGTTGAAAGCCTGATAGGCAGTATAAATGAAGAGCTTTCAGGGATAAACATGAAGGTGAAGCTTTATGAGTATGGTCAGCATATTTATGACAGTCTCAAGGGTCTTGGAGGTTATGCCGGAGTAATGATCGAAAGTCCTCACTATATCGCATTTGATTTTTCTGCGAAGGATGAAAAGACTCTCCTTCTAAGCGGCTACAATATGGAAAAGCTTGTAACCGGTTTGAACAATATGGGCCTTGGAACCTGCTGGGTCAGCTTGAATGGCGTTGATAAGGAACGTAAGACAGTGATTTTTGGAGACACCTCAAGCGATTACGAAGCAATCCTTGCGTTTGGTTATCCAAAGCCCAAGAACCCGTTCATACATGAGCCATTCAGCGAGAGGCTGGGAGTGGAAGAGCTTGTATTCAAGGAAAAGCTTGGGGAGCCCATAACTATGGATGAGCTGGAGATGAGAGGTCTTGGAGATCTCCTGTTTTATATAAGGTTCGCACCATCAAGGTTCAACAGGCAGCCTTGGAGGTTTGTGGTTCACGATACCCAAATAGATCTGTTTGTCGTAGAGGAAGGCGGGGACAACAATCTAATGGATGCAGGTATCGTTATGTACTATTGTGAGGAGCTTGCCAAGCTTCAAGGGATAGGTACAGGCTGGGAGATAAATCTTGATGACGTTGAAATCGAGGGCAAGAAGTACAGACATATCGGGAGCTTTAAGCTTTAA
- a CDS encoding phosphatase PAP2 family protein has product MKILKKFDSHFIHLINTRIKNKYLDRIMIRVTDLGGAVFTTIFATALIVFGSKQVKFMGLEAIVALSFGQIFVQSLKKLFSRERPYKILEHLHTFGIDLRDYSFPSGHTTASFSLATTIALNMPKFTILVFFMAIIIGMSRIYLGVHYPTDVAAGIILGITASVTVHMHFLPFVGRIGSIIGIN; this is encoded by the coding sequence ATGAAAATATTAAAAAAATTTGACTCTCACTTTATACATTTAATAAATACAAGGATCAAAAACAAGTACCTGGACAGGATCATGATAAGAGTGACTGACCTTGGAGGTGCAGTTTTTACGACTATATTTGCAACGGCTCTCATTGTTTTTGGTTCAAAACAAGTAAAGTTTATGGGCTTGGAAGCAATAGTTGCCTTGTCATTTGGACAGATATTCGTACAGTCACTTAAAAAGCTTTTCAGCAGGGAAAGGCCGTACAAGATACTTGAGCATCTTCACACCTTTGGTATAGATCTTAGAGATTATTCATTCCCTTCAGGTCATACCACCGCCAGCTTCTCTCTAGCTACAACTATAGCCCTTAATATGCCTAAATTTACAATATTGGTATTTTTTATGGCGATAATTATCGGGATGAGCAGGATATATCTGGGAGTACATTACCCGACTGACGTTGCTGCAGGGATAATTTTGGGTATAACTGCAAGTGTAACAGTACACATGCACTTCCTTCCGTTTGTGGGGAGGATTGGTTCAATTATTGGAATCAATTAA